In Methanobrevibacter sp., the genomic stretch TTAAAGATTGTAGTTAAAAAACAATTAAAAATGTTTTTATATGATAAATAAGCATTTTAAGAGTTTATTTAATTGTATATAAATGTTTTGTCTTACAATTTAAAAATGGTGTAAATGGTCATTGTTTTTGTTTATTTTTTGGTGCTTTCTTGCTTTCCAAAGCTCTTCTTTCCCTAATTATTATCCTAATTGTTTGGGATAATGTTTCTTCAAAAAGTAGATAATGGAGTTCGTTTAATAATCTCCAATCTTCATCATCTAATCTGCATGAAATCATATGGTTTTTCTTATACATGGTGGGTCTTTTCAAATTTTGTTATTTCGTTTTCTAAATAATCACATATTTTTTGAAGTCTATCTATTAACTCTTGACTGCAATAGATATCATAAATCATTTCACTTTCATAAAAATAGTCATCTTTATTTGTTTTTTGATTAATAATAAAGTCATTGTTTTTATAGATATCTAAAACATATTTATAGTAAGTTAAATCTTTTTTGACCTTTTCAAGTGTGTTTTGTGTGATAGAGTGTATTTTTACTTCTTCTAAAAAGGGTACTTCTTTTGGTAATAGTACATTAAAATAAGTATTATTCGAGGTATAGAATTTTTTCCAAATTTCTATTTGTTCTTCAATTTTTACTTTATGCTCTTTTAATTCATTAATCATTATTATCACCATTCATTTGTTCTTCTTTTATTTTTTCAGCTTTGTATAATTCAGCAAGTGCATATCTAATTATGGCTGTTTTATTCAACAACGTTTTACTTTCAATATATGTTATCATATCTTCCATTTCATCGGAAGTTCTGATAGTAAATTTATAATTATATTTGGTCGGTGTACTAATCATGAATATACATAAGGTGTCTAATCTATTTAAAGAAGGAAATTTTTTATTATTGTTGTAGGACACTTTAGGAGAATTGAAATTGATAAATCAAGTTCATGTAACCTCTGTGTTGTTTCGTTTCTGAGTGCTTATTTTCAGACTTTCATTCTTTCATTACTTCTTCAGATGGTGAGGATATTATTTTTATCGTGATGGTCTGGAGTTGTTGGTGATAATTTCCTGCATGAGTTCCTGAATAAATTTATGGTTTTTGGGTTGTCGAATTGTCCTGAAAATAAGGAAGGATATTGCTTTATTTTGAAAATAAAAGGGTCGTTTTTCAGACATACAGATATGCCAAATCGCATGTTTCATTTCTCATATGTATAATGTCCTACTTAGACAGTTGGAATAGTATTGTATAAGTTGGTGTTATTAACTTGTGTTTAATTGAAATTATTTTTAATCTGGTGGAAGGTATTTTTTGGGAATTTATCGTTTTTGAATTTTTTAAGCAAAAGGAGCAATATTTTTTCTTTCACATCGACTTTATAGGAACTTTTATGGAACTGGATCAGTCGGGACCTGTTACATATAGGAACTTTTATGGAACTGGATCAGTCCTATTAGTGATAAAAAATTAACTGATATTTTAATACTTAGTTCCTATTATGGATTCATATAATTATTCATTTTATAAATTATCATATATCTTATTTCAATTTACATAAAATTCATAAATTGGCAGTTACAATAATGTTTTAAAAAAAATTAGAATAAGAATATTTAATTCTTTTTTAGAATAAATCTTCATTATCTTTTGCTAATTTGTTCAAACAAATCTGTTCCTAGCATTTTTAGGGAGGTTCGTCCAACTTCAAGCATAATCATAAACATATCTTCGTTTTTCCAATGTCCTCCTTCACCTTTTGTATAAATTGAAGGAGCTTGTAACATAATTGTTGCACCATTACATTTTACAAATTTGTTTTTGCATAAATTGGTGTTTATAGGCATACCATAATTTGCAGCAGTCAATCTATCAAGTCGATTAAGAGCACCATTACTATATCTCAATATCACCTCTCTACCATCTGGCCTTTTAACCTTTACATCTTGGGTTAAAAAATTAGAACCTTCTATGAACAGAATGTATGGAAAATGGCGCTCTGCAAGCATATAATTAGCAATTTCATTCACGTTCTTATGTGCTCTTTCAATTGCATTTCCTGCTACCATCAGGTCTTGGTCGTTATTCTTTCCAACAAGTTTTCCTGCCTTAATGTTTTCAATATCTTTTCCTTGATGTTTAGCTTCAGATACTAAAACTACTCGCCAGTTCCCATTATCGTCTTTTACTTCAATTAATCCGCCATCGGGTTTGATACTGGCGCTGTCTACAAAAAGAGTTTGTCCGAGATAATTATCAATTTTTTTTAAAGCAGCATTTATATCTTTTTTCATTAAGTCTTTTCTATATCTAAATGTTAGCATTGGAAATTCAAGCTCTAGCTGTTCAATGACTAACTTAGAAATTTTTCCGACATCTTTATCATGTATTTGTGCAGCTTTATGAAAAATAGTTAGTGGACCTTGACCTTCTTTTT encodes the following:
- a CDS encoding EcoRI family type II restriction endonuclease, which produces MKKGQSNRLTAQQKEGQGPLTIFHKAAQIHDKDVGKISKLVIEQLELEFPMLTFRYRKDLMKKDINAALKKIDNYLGQTLFVDSASIKPDGGLIEVKDDNGNWRVVLVSEAKHQGKDIENIKAGKLVGKNNDQDLMVAGNAIERAHKNVNEIANYMLAERHFPYILFIEGSNFLTQDVKVKRPDGREVILRYSNGALNRLDRLTAANYGMPINTNLCKNKFVKCNGATIMLQAPSIYTKGEGGHWKNEDMFMIMLEVGRTSLKMLGTDLFEQISKR